The nucleotide sequence GTAATATCCCTATCGAAGACCTAGAACAAGCCGCCCGCTATTGGGCCGACTCAGAACGGGTGTTATCCTTATGGTCTATGGGGGTCAATCAGTCTTCTGAAGGAACGGCAAAAGTCCGCACCATTATTAATTTACATCTGATGACCGCTAATATCGGTAAACCCGGGGCCGGACCTTTTTCTTTAACCGGACAACCTAACGCTATGGGAGGACGAGAAGCCGGCGGCTTATCGCATATTCTCCCCGGATACCGTGTGGTGAAAAATCCCCAACATCGAGCCGAATTAGAGCAATTATGGGGACTCAAACCGGGGCAAATTTCGCCGGAACCGGGCCGGGATTGCTGGAGTATGATCACAGGATTAGAAACCGGAGAGGTAGGATTATTATGGATTGCCGCCACTAATCCGGCTGTGAGTATGCCCGATCTAGAACGCACGAAAGCCGCTCTGTTAAAATCTCCTTTAACAGTCTATCAAGACGCTTATTACCCCACAGAAACCGCAGCTTATGCCCATATTATCTTACCGGCGGCCCAGTGGAGTGAAAAAACGGGCACCATGACCAATTCTGAAAGAATGGTGACTCTGTGTCCTCAGTTTCGTCCTCGTCCAGGGGAAGCAAAAGCCGATTGGGAAATTTTTGCCGAAGTGGGACGACGTTTAGGGTTTACAGAACAGTTTCAGTTTGAAACCTCAGCAGATGTTCATCGAGAGTTTATTCAAGCAACCCGTAACCGTCCCTGTGATATGACGGGAATTAATTACGAAAGGCTACAACAAGAAGGCCCTTTACAGTGGCCTTGTCCAGAAGAAGAAAACCCAGTAATCGATCAAAAAGAAGAAAAACTTTTTACCTCTTTATTTAAAAATCCAGCAGAAAAACCCTCCGCCAAACGCCTTTATACAGATTGGAAATTTAATACCCCTGATACGAGAGCAAGGTTCGCTGCTTTTCATTCTAAAGGATTAGCAGAACCCCCTGATGAAGATTATCCTTTTGTGTTAACTGTGGGGAGATTATATGGCCATTGGCATACTCAAACCCGTACCGGACGCATTGAAAAAATTAAGAAAATGCACCCCAATCCTTTTATCGAAATTCATCCCCGTGATGCGGCTAATTTAAAAATAGAAGAAGGCGCATTAATTGAAGTGCGGTCCCGTCGAGGTGCGGCTCGTTTTCCAGCGATGATAACTAAAGCTATTACACCGGGAACTGTCTTTGTTCCTATGCACTGGGGCGCAATCTGGGCCGATAATGCCGAGGCAAATAATCTCACTCATCCGATCGCTTGTCCTATCTCTTTAGAACCCGAATTAAAAGCTTGTGCCGTGCAATTAATTCCTGTGGCTTTTTTATCAAAAGATTCTTCTGCTGGAGCTTATCAAAACTTTTTAAATTCAGAGTTAGCCTCTGCCACCCCATAAAGATAAGATAAGTAGGTGGGCACAAATAAATGAACACTCTTATTAACTCTTAAAAATGCCTCAATCCCAGAGGCT is from Gloeothece verrucosa PCC 7822 and encodes:
- a CDS encoding molybdopterin oxidoreductase family protein, with product MTDSVKTLCPYCGVGCGLEVSPPASAGRATHRDSQGNPIWKVTADRAHPSSKGMVCVKGATVSEAVDKDRLKYPMMRDSLGESFRQVSWDEALDRIVHRIKTVIATDGPDGICMYGSGQFQTEDYYIAQKLLKGCLGTNNFDANSRLCMSSAVAGYIQSFGSDGPPCCYDDLDLTDCAFLIGTNAAECHPIVFNRLHKHLKKDRKAKLIVVDPRTTKTAEAADLHLAIKPGTDIDLLNGIAHLLMRWGKIDTYFIDECTQGFAEYAQIIRHYSPEIVAQSCNIPIEDLEQAARYWADSERVLSLWSMGVNQSSEGTAKVRTIINLHLMTANIGKPGAGPFSLTGQPNAMGGREAGGLSHILPGYRVVKNPQHRAELEQLWGLKPGQISPEPGRDCWSMITGLETGEVGLLWIAATNPAVSMPDLERTKAALLKSPLTVYQDAYYPTETAAYAHIILPAAQWSEKTGTMTNSERMVTLCPQFRPRPGEAKADWEIFAEVGRRLGFTEQFQFETSADVHREFIQATRNRPCDMTGINYERLQQEGPLQWPCPEEENPVIDQKEEKLFTSLFKNPAEKPSAKRLYTDWKFNTPDTRARFAAFHSKGLAEPPDEDYPFVLTVGRLYGHWHTQTRTGRIEKIKKMHPNPFIEIHPRDAANLKIEEGALIEVRSRRGAARFPAMITKAITPGTVFVPMHWGAIWADNAEANNLTHPIACPISLEPELKACAVQLIPVAFLSKDSSAGAYQNFLNSELASATP